A stretch of the Chlamydia pecorum E58 genome encodes the following:
- a CDS encoding MBL fold metallo-hydrolase: MEHETSGKLIFLGTGNPEGIPVPFCSCPVCSGGKVQRLRPSVLIEYQGKNYLIDVGPDFREQMLRYGIRELSGVFFTHEHYDHIGGIDDLRSWYLTFQRPLPVVMSGSTYRYIQSSKGYLLTPQNAEASLPAVLDFRLLNEPYGEGVFEGLPYRYVSYFQRSCGVTGFCFGNLAYLTDISRYERKIFGYLEHIDTLILSVSASSGFMGRASSHLTLSEAESFAEHLGVQNVIFTHIGHVVEQEILQYPGRTFAYDGMEVIWSQ; encoded by the coding sequence ATGGAACATGAGACTTCAGGGAAGTTAATATTTTTAGGGACAGGGAATCCCGAAGGGATCCCTGTGCCCTTCTGTTCATGTCCTGTATGCTCTGGAGGAAAAGTACAGCGTCTGCGTCCCTCAGTGTTGATTGAATATCAAGGTAAGAATTACCTGATTGATGTGGGCCCGGATTTTCGCGAGCAGATGCTGCGCTATGGCATTCGAGAGCTTTCTGGAGTGTTTTTTACTCATGAGCATTATGACCATATTGGGGGGATTGATGATTTGCGGTCGTGGTATTTGACTTTTCAGCGTCCGTTACCTGTGGTCATGTCTGGAAGTACCTACCGCTATATACAATCTTCCAAGGGGTATCTTCTTACCCCGCAAAATGCGGAGGCCTCCCTCCCTGCGGTTTTGGATTTTCGATTATTAAATGAGCCCTATGGGGAAGGAGTTTTCGAGGGGCTTCCTTATAGGTATGTTTCTTATTTTCAGCGTTCTTGTGGGGTGACGGGGTTTTGCTTTGGGAATCTTGCTTACCTCACCGACATTTCAAGATATGAACGGAAGATCTTTGGATATTTAGAACATATAGATACGCTAATTCTTTCTGTATCTGCATCTTCAGGGTTTATGGGGAGGGCTTCCTCGCATCTTACCCTTTCGGAGGCGGAGAGCTTTGCAGAGCATCTAGGAGTTCAGAATGTGATCTTTACACATATTGGGCATGTTGTAGAACAAGAGATCCTTCAGTATCCTGGAAGGACATTTGCCTATGATGGGATGGAGGTCATTTGGAGCCAATAA
- a CDS encoding transporter substrate-binding domain-containing protein has product MKLFKRVLITVGVISLLVLLCGCHEKKRQDVWVVGTNATYPPYEFVDSQGKVVGFDVDLAQALSRKLGKTLEVQEFAFDALILNLKQHRIDAILAGMSITQDRLKEIHMIPYEGEELRELTLVSKNKHPNKDLSKYSSVAVQTGTFHEEFLRTLPGVRIRSFDTALEVMMEVRYNKSPVAIFEPTVARLALNEFPEIHPTVYPLPESFWVLGNGIGIAKDRPEHKEEVLKALHEIKESGEFAKLQRTWGLQP; this is encoded by the coding sequence ATGAAACTATTCAAACGAGTTTTGATCACTGTAGGTGTGATAAGCCTATTAGTATTGCTTTGTGGGTGCCACGAGAAGAAGAGGCAGGATGTATGGGTTGTGGGGACCAATGCGACTTATCCTCCGTATGAGTTTGTTGATAGCCAAGGAAAGGTAGTTGGGTTTGATGTGGACCTTGCTCAGGCGTTGAGTCGGAAGCTGGGGAAAACACTTGAGGTTCAGGAGTTTGCTTTTGACGCCTTGATTTTGAATTTAAAGCAGCATCGCATAGATGCCATTCTTGCGGGGATGTCGATAACTCAGGATCGGTTAAAGGAAATCCATATGATCCCCTATGAGGGAGAGGAGCTTCGGGAGCTTACCTTGGTTTCTAAAAATAAACATCCCAATAAGGATCTTTCTAAATACTCCTCGGTTGCTGTGCAGACGGGAACTTTCCATGAGGAGTTTCTACGTACCTTACCGGGAGTGCGGATCCGTTCTTTTGATACTGCCTTAGAAGTGATGATGGAGGTGCGTTATAATAAATCTCCCGTAGCGATATTTGAGCCTACAGTGGCGCGTCTTGCCCTTAATGAGTTTCCAGAGATACATCCTACGGTTTATCCTCTCCCTGAGAGCTTTTGGGTTTTAGGTAATGGGATTGGTATAGCGAAAGATCGCCCAGAGCATAAAGAAGAGGTTCTTAAGGCGCTTCATGAGATTAAGGAGAGTGGTGAGTTTGCAAAGCTACAGAGAACCTGGGGGTTACAACCGTAA
- the hflX gene encoding GTPase HflX, translating to MKKKKIEPACSRVIPKERDPSQALAVVCYGNKISPEIAKEHLDELVSLADSCEITVISTRTWILRTPSASTFLNEGKLLEIEGILEAYPSLGTLIVDEEISASQQRNLERRLGVAVLDRTELILEIFASRALSLEAGLQVELAQAKYLLPRLKRMWGHLSRQKSGGGAGGFVKGEGEKQIELDRRMVQEKIHKLSAQIREIEKQREGRRKAKVRSGIPTFALIGYTNSGKSSLLNVLTAADTYTEDKLFATLDPKTRTSVLPGGRRVLVTDTVGFIRKLPHTLVAAFKSTLEAALHEDVLLHVVDASHPLAEEHIQTTFALLKELHIEHPKMITVLNKVDALPDRCVSGKLRLLSPRTVLVSAKTGEGIPHLLEAMARIIQEGCCEALLHFPYGEYGRFAELYDAGLVISMEPREEYIVAKAYLPLEFQKKFLPFAVCKEFPLRKR from the coding sequence ATAAAAAAGAAAAAGATAGAACCTGCATGTAGTCGTGTGATTCCTAAGGAGAGGGATCCTTCTCAAGCTTTAGCTGTGGTATGTTATGGGAACAAAATCTCTCCAGAGATTGCTAAGGAGCATCTTGATGAGTTGGTTTCTCTTGCGGACTCTTGTGAGATTACCGTAATAAGCACGCGCACGTGGATTTTACGAACTCCCTCCGCCTCGACATTTTTAAATGAAGGGAAGCTTTTAGAAATAGAGGGGATCCTTGAGGCCTATCCTTCTTTAGGCACCTTGATTGTGGATGAGGAGATCTCTGCATCGCAGCAGAGGAATTTAGAGAGGCGCTTAGGGGTGGCAGTGTTGGATCGGACAGAGCTGATCTTGGAGATCTTTGCGAGTAGGGCCTTATCTTTAGAGGCGGGACTTCAGGTAGAGCTTGCCCAGGCGAAGTATTTACTTCCAAGACTCAAGAGAATGTGGGGGCATCTTTCCCGACAGAAATCTGGAGGAGGAGCTGGAGGGTTTGTCAAGGGAGAAGGAGAAAAGCAAATAGAGCTGGATCGGAGGATGGTGCAGGAGAAGATCCATAAGCTCTCAGCGCAGATACGGGAGATTGAAAAGCAACGTGAGGGAAGGAGAAAGGCTAAAGTTCGCAGTGGGATCCCTACTTTTGCATTGATTGGCTATACGAACTCGGGGAAGAGTTCGTTATTAAATGTTTTAACTGCCGCCGATACCTACACTGAGGATAAGTTATTTGCCACTTTGGATCCCAAAACGAGAACATCTGTACTTCCTGGGGGACGGCGTGTTCTTGTTACAGATACTGTAGGGTTTATACGGAAGCTTCCCCACACATTAGTGGCGGCATTTAAGAGTACACTAGAGGCTGCTTTGCATGAAGATGTGCTTCTGCACGTTGTAGATGCTTCTCATCCTTTAGCGGAAGAGCACATTCAGACTACCTTTGCTTTGTTAAAGGAGCTGCATATAGAGCATCCTAAGATGATCACAGTGTTAAACAAAGTCGATGCGCTTCCTGACAGGTGCGTTTCTGGGAAATTACGGCTGCTCTCTCCTAGAACTGTGCTGGTCTCAGCAAAAACAGGAGAGGGAATCCCACATCTTCTTGAGGCTATGGCCAGGATTATTCAAGAGGGCTGCTGCGAAGCCCTCTTGCATTTCCCCTATGGGGAGTATGGGAGGTTTGCAGAGCTTTACGATGCGGGCCTGGTGATTTCCATGGAGCCACGGGAAGAGTATATTGTTGCTAAGGCGTACTTGCCTTTGGAATTTCAAAAAAAATTTCTTCCCTTTGCAGTATGTAAGGAGTTTCCCCTGAGGAAAAGATGA
- the mtaB gene encoding tRNA (N(6)-L-threonylcarbamoyladenosine(37)-C(2))-methylthiotransferase MtaB — MNSEAKKTFKLVCLGCRVNQYEVQGYRDQLTLLGCEEITDPETPADICIVNTCAVTSSAESSGRHAIRQMCRQNPEARLVVTGCLGEADKSFFASLGRECLLVPNKEKHLLIEKLFPQMEDFPEFCIRSFEGKSRAFIKVQDGCNSFCSYCIIPYLRGRSVSRPSQEILEEIRTLIEGGYREVVISGINVGDYSHEGDSLASLLRKIDMLPGLERLRVSSIDPDDVQEDLCQALVSCKHTCPSSHLVLQSGSNAILKRMNRKYTRNMFLDCVERLRSFDPHYTFTTDVIVGFPGESDQDFEDTVKIVEDVGFIKVHIFPYSPRPRTRAYSYEGQVPAQILAERKKYLAEVAKTVAKKEMEKRLGTRTTVLVEQVSCGEACGHTPYFDMVRFPIKGEVSINTMVPVVLREVKEESFSGEQV; from the coding sequence ATGAACAGCGAAGCAAAGAAAACCTTTAAACTGGTCTGTTTAGGGTGTCGCGTGAACCAGTATGAGGTTCAAGGTTACCGAGATCAGCTAACTTTACTGGGATGTGAGGAAATTACCGATCCTGAAACTCCTGCGGATATCTGTATTGTCAATACCTGTGCCGTGACCTCCTCTGCGGAGAGCTCCGGGCGTCATGCAATTCGTCAGATGTGTCGGCAGAATCCTGAGGCACGTTTGGTCGTAACGGGGTGCTTAGGAGAGGCAGACAAGAGTTTTTTTGCTTCCTTAGGGAGGGAGTGTCTTCTTGTTCCAAATAAGGAAAAGCACCTGCTTATAGAAAAGCTCTTTCCCCAGATGGAAGATTTCCCGGAGTTTTGTATTCGTAGCTTTGAAGGGAAATCTCGGGCGTTTATAAAGGTTCAAGATGGCTGCAACTCTTTCTGTTCGTATTGCATTATCCCTTATTTGCGTGGGCGTTCTGTTTCTCGTCCTTCCCAAGAGATTCTTGAGGAGATCCGTACTCTTATAGAGGGAGGCTATCGTGAAGTTGTCATTTCTGGGATTAACGTGGGAGACTATAGCCATGAGGGGGATTCCCTAGCTTCTCTTCTTAGAAAAATCGATATGCTTCCGGGATTGGAAAGACTTCGGGTATCCTCAATAGATCCCGATGATGTCCAGGAGGATCTCTGTCAGGCATTAGTATCTTGCAAGCATACTTGTCCCTCGTCGCATTTGGTATTGCAATCTGGATCCAATGCGATCTTAAAGCGGATGAACCGTAAGTATACGAGAAACATGTTTTTAGATTGCGTAGAGAGGTTAAGGAGTTTCGATCCTCACTATACATTCACTACGGATGTGATTGTGGGTTTCCCAGGAGAGAGCGATCAGGATTTTGAAGATACTGTGAAGATTGTCGAAGATGTGGGTTTTATTAAGGTGCATATTTTCCCTTATAGTCCACGTCCTCGCACGCGAGCTTATAGTTATGAGGGACAGGTTCCTGCACAGATTCTTGCAGAGCGCAAGAAGTATTTAGCAGAGGTAGCGAAAACTGTCGCTAAAAAGGAGATGGAGAAGCGCCTAGGGACAAGAACTACGGTGCTTGTGGAGCAGGTAAGTTGTGGTGAGGCCTGTGGACATACGCCATATTTTGATATGGTGCGCTTTCCTATAAAGGGAGAGGTTTCTATAAATACGATGGTTCCCGTAGTGTTGCGGGAGGTAAAAGAAGAAAGCTTTTCAGGAGAGCAGGTGTGA